The Parvibaculaceae bacterium PLY_AMNH_Bact1 genome window below encodes:
- a CDS encoding helix-turn-helix transcriptional regulator (Derived by automated computational analysis using gene prediction method: Protein Homology.) — translation MASTIEKHVGSRLAHARAAKGYSTSELASLLSVSKPHIEEMEAGEAGLSLRLVAEAAGVLDVPPSFFLEGFQADIMDNTETARHRSEISAIAARIGERRVPLLLKLSQALEESPGL, via the coding sequence ATGGCTTCGACAATTGAAAAACATGTTGGCTCCCGGCTTGCCCATGCGCGCGCTGCCAAGGGATATTCAACCTCTGAACTGGCCTCGCTGCTGTCGGTCTCCAAACCACATATTGAAGAGATGGAAGCGGGAGAGGCAGGTCTGAGCCTCCGGCTTGTTGCGGAGGCGGCCGGTGTGCTCGACGTACCGCCCAGTTTCTTTCTAGAAGGCTTTCAAGCCGACATTATGGACAATACGGAGACGGCCCGACACCGATCCGAAATCTCTGCAATCGCCGCGCGGATTGGCGAACGCCGAGTACCGCTTCTCCTGAAATTATCTCAAGCATTAGAAGAATCTCCAGGGCTTTGA
- a CDS encoding CaiB/BaiF CoA-transferase family protein (Derived by automated computational analysis using gene prediction method: Protein Homology.), translating into MKTDEQTQNGGGPLSGLTVLDLSRILAGPTATQLLGDLGAEIIKIERPGKGDDTRAWGPPFLQDAEGNDTEESAYYLSSNRNKKSVAINLANEEGRELIRQLADSADILVENFKVGDLARHGLDYKSLSQRNARLIYCSISGFGQTGPYAPRAGYDFLIQGMGGIMSITGDPVDQANSTGPMKVGVGIADVMCGMYATVGILAALEARHKTGTGQHIDISLLDTQVAWLVNQGASYLVSGETPVPLGNGHPTIVPYETFPGSDKAFILAVGNDGQFSKFCAVAGAEHLSSDKRFARNVDRVRNRDVLVPLLQGLTRKKSASEWIELLESAGVPCGPINTIPEAFADPQIQHREMKVEMPHPTSGSGSVSLIGNPLKLSKTPVQYDRPPPIRGADTKTVLASKLHLSEEEIAELAAAGVVEDKKI; encoded by the coding sequence ATGAAGACTGACGAGCAGACGCAAAATGGAGGTGGCCCCCTCTCTGGCCTGACAGTGCTGGACCTGTCCCGGATCCTTGCTGGTCCAACGGCGACGCAATTGCTGGGCGACCTGGGTGCGGAGATCATAAAGATCGAGCGGCCTGGCAAAGGGGATGACACCCGCGCATGGGGGCCACCATTCCTTCAAGACGCAGAAGGTAATGACACGGAAGAAAGTGCTTACTATTTGTCCTCAAACCGCAACAAGAAATCGGTCGCCATCAATTTGGCAAATGAGGAGGGACGGGAGCTCATTCGTCAATTGGCGGACAGCGCAGACATTCTGGTTGAAAACTTCAAGGTGGGGGATCTCGCGCGCCATGGGCTGGACTACAAGTCTCTCTCTCAGAGAAACGCTCGCCTGATCTACTGTTCTATTTCAGGTTTTGGGCAAACCGGCCCCTACGCCCCACGAGCGGGATATGATTTTCTCATTCAGGGCATGGGTGGGATTATGAGTATCACCGGTGACCCCGTGGATCAGGCGAACAGCACTGGGCCGATGAAGGTTGGGGTTGGAATTGCAGATGTCATGTGCGGCATGTATGCGACGGTCGGAATTCTGGCGGCACTGGAAGCGCGCCACAAGACCGGCACCGGTCAGCATATAGACATCTCGCTTCTGGACACTCAGGTGGCCTGGCTGGTCAATCAGGGTGCCTCTTATCTTGTCTCAGGAGAAACCCCGGTCCCTTTAGGGAATGGACATCCGACCATTGTGCCTTATGAGACTTTCCCCGGTTCTGACAAGGCCTTCATCCTTGCCGTTGGAAACGATGGCCAGTTTTCGAAGTTCTGCGCGGTGGCAGGTGCTGAGCACCTGTCTTCAGATAAGCGATTTGCCAGGAATGTTGATCGTGTGCGGAACCGTGATGTGTTGGTTCCTTTGTTGCAGGGGCTAACTCGAAAAAAATCAGCATCAGAATGGATTGAGCTATTGGAAAGTGCAGGGGTTCCTTGCGGGCCGATTAACACCATTCCGGAGGCTTTTGCGGATCCCCAAATTCAACACAGAGAAATGAAAGTCGAGATGCCGCATCCAACCTCAGGCAGTGGATCTGTTTCGCTCATTGGCAATCCACTCAAGCTGAGTAAGACACCCGTTCAGTACGACCGCCCGCCCCCAATCCGCGGTGCAGACACGAAGACTGTTCTGGCAAGCAAGCTCCATCTCTCTGAAGAAGAGATCGCTGAACTCGCGGCGGCCGGCGTAGTAGAGGACAAGAAGATATGA
- the mdoH gene encoding glucans biosynthesis glucosyltransferase MdoH (Derived by automated computational analysis using gene prediction method: Protein Homology.), which yields MDASIVSSEAHMPPEAPLAMPAQRFDTPFTDPIAPQQQQAGSGSLLSLRRAGVFSVSSLTTLWLLYETLAAFSVGGITPSEIGIACLFAANFFWISLSGVNVLLGFLRRNRDHIASSSPAEPMKVALLVPAYNEDPGRVFANATAMLKSLDETDSMHEFSFFVLSDTRDTAAAAEEIAMLKRAKQLMPSAALFYRRRADNVGRKAGNIEEWVRRWGGAYDTMVVLDADSVMEGETICRLTDEMAADPSAGLIQTVPRLIRTNTVFGRLQQFATAAYGRTLARGFASWFVGESNYWGHNAIIRTRAFAASAGLPDLKGNGPFGGVVMSHDFVEAALLRRAGWKVRLLTELGGSYEETPPTLIDHVVRDQRWCQGNLQHVGVVGAASLHPISRFHLLHGIMAYMAAPMWLMFICLGLFTTVDPMASIFAVDHWQSVSRSLTINSDMTPMQLIFAVTIGVLFLPKALGFLSQLVRGDSSQAWGGRLRITISFIIEVMLSAAVAPVLMVQQTLAVARTLAGQEQGWNAQRRSATRDDFGDLFRIHAVETILGLGLLYGIAAGAITLWLIPVVTGLVLAAPLSSLLARRPGTLFDRIGLLVAPEQRKAPAIVLLADQYHHQLSPSESVLLPENEGISALPAPDTVPSSA from the coding sequence ATGGACGCGTCAATAGTGTCGTCAGAAGCCCATATGCCACCAGAAGCGCCGCTGGCAATGCCAGCGCAGCGTTTTGACACGCCGTTCACAGATCCGATTGCGCCACAGCAACAACAGGCTGGGAGTGGCTCACTTCTCTCGTTGAGACGTGCAGGTGTCTTTTCGGTTTCTTCTCTTACAACGCTCTGGCTACTCTACGAAACGCTGGCGGCGTTCTCTGTGGGGGGGATCACGCCGTCGGAAATCGGCATTGCCTGTCTCTTCGCAGCCAATTTCTTCTGGATTTCTCTTTCCGGCGTGAATGTGCTTCTCGGATTTCTGAGACGCAACCGCGACCACATTGCGTCGTCCAGTCCGGCCGAACCTATGAAGGTCGCCCTCCTGGTTCCCGCTTACAATGAAGACCCCGGGCGGGTTTTTGCGAATGCCACCGCCATGCTGAAAAGCCTCGATGAGACTGACAGCATGCATGAGTTTTCCTTCTTTGTTCTCAGCGATACGCGCGACACGGCAGCAGCCGCTGAAGAAATTGCGATGCTAAAAAGAGCAAAACAGCTTATGCCAAGCGCGGCCCTCTTCTATCGACGGCGCGCAGATAATGTCGGTCGTAAGGCCGGCAACATTGAAGAATGGGTCCGACGCTGGGGCGGCGCCTATGACACTATGGTCGTGCTGGATGCCGATAGCGTTATGGAGGGGGAAACCATCTGTCGTCTGACAGACGAAATGGCCGCCGACCCAAGTGCTGGTCTCATTCAAACAGTTCCACGTCTGATTAGAACCAATACCGTATTTGGACGCCTTCAACAGTTTGCGACTGCCGCCTATGGTCGAACTCTTGCCAGAGGATTTGCCTCCTGGTTTGTGGGCGAAAGCAATTATTGGGGCCACAACGCAATCATTAGGACGCGCGCTTTCGCCGCCTCCGCAGGCCTTCCTGACCTGAAGGGCAATGGTCCTTTTGGGGGCGTGGTGATGAGCCACGACTTTGTTGAGGCCGCTTTACTGCGGCGTGCTGGATGGAAAGTCCGTCTCCTGACCGAGCTCGGTGGAAGTTATGAAGAAACACCGCCGACGTTGATTGATCATGTTGTTCGAGACCAACGGTGGTGCCAGGGAAATCTCCAACATGTTGGCGTTGTTGGTGCTGCAAGCCTGCATCCAATAAGTCGTTTCCACTTACTTCACGGTATTATGGCCTATATGGCTGCGCCGATGTGGCTGATGTTTATTTGTCTGGGCTTGTTCACAACTGTTGATCCAATGGCGTCGATCTTTGCGGTGGATCATTGGCAGAGTGTGAGCCGCAGTCTGACCATCAATTCCGACATGACGCCCATGCAGTTGATCTTTGCGGTGACCATCGGCGTCCTCTTCCTTCCGAAAGCTCTGGGCTTTTTGAGCCAGCTTGTGCGTGGAGATAGCAGTCAGGCCTGGGGTGGGCGCCTTCGCATCACGATATCATTCATCATCGAGGTGATGCTTTCCGCAGCGGTTGCACCAGTGCTGATGGTCCAACAGACGCTTGCGGTCGCTCGAACTCTTGCGGGGCAGGAACAGGGCTGGAATGCGCAGCGCCGGTCTGCCACACGCGACGATTTTGGTGATCTGTTCCGGATCCACGCGGTTGAAACCATTTTGGGCTTGGGCCTTCTTTATGGGATTGCTGCGGGCGCGATTACCCTTTGGCTCATTCCCGTGGTCACGGGACTTGTTCTTGCTGCTCCGCTTTCAAGCCTGCTCGCGCGGCGTCCTGGGACCTTGTTCGACAGAATTGGTCTTCTGGTCGCGCCAGAACAGCGTAAGGCTCCGGCCATCGTCCTGTTGGCTGACCAGTATCACCATCAGCTGTCGCCTTCAGAGTCTGTCCTACTGCCGGAGAATGAAGGCATATCGGCGCTCCCAGCACCTGACACGGTTCCTTCTTCTGCCTGA
- a CDS encoding thiamine pyrophosphate-binding protein (Derived by automated computational analysis using gene prediction method: Protein Homology.): MKTGAEIIADHLHGAGCRTAFGIPGGEVLALVDALSQSGIQFVLTKHENSAGFMAEGAWHATGAPGILVATLGPGVANAVNVVANAHQDKVPLIFLTGRVDATEAETYTHQVFDHQALLRPIVKASFCAASGAVGAMIEKALLVATEGQPGPVHIDVPIGVAEGAVPEAERVFSASPALGAPNAAGLEQVVASLENAERPLAIAGVDAVNEEAGTAIQAFCERYGVPLITSYKGKGLIDETHPLVIGGAGLSPKADKVLMPLINKSDLIFLLGYDPIEMRVGWRNPWGPEKQVVEITPVVRTHGMHRVTESFLSPLSDTLSALFVAKPRDTWADGGAAEARTDLANAFATAVESFSPGRVYDALRKVLPATTVMTTDSGAHRILLSQKWTTHAPRTLLQSSALCTMGCAVPIAAGYKLCAPEVPVATVLGDAGLEMILGELATIRDLNLPLIITVMVDESLGLIEMKQRAMGRSNVGVDFDGTDFPAVAEAMGGKGFWIDDVESLEREAKAALSRDSFTLLACRIGRRAYDGAF; encoded by the coding sequence ATGAAAACCGGCGCGGAGATTATTGCAGATCACCTGCATGGGGCCGGGTGCCGGACGGCCTTCGGTATTCCGGGCGGCGAAGTTCTCGCACTGGTTGATGCTCTTAGCCAAAGTGGTATTCAGTTTGTCCTGACGAAACACGAAAATTCTGCAGGCTTCATGGCGGAGGGCGCATGGCATGCAACCGGTGCGCCAGGTATTCTTGTCGCAACGCTGGGACCAGGCGTTGCAAATGCGGTGAATGTCGTTGCCAACGCTCATCAGGATAAAGTGCCCCTCATCTTCCTCACGGGGCGCGTTGATGCGACGGAAGCTGAAACCTATACCCACCAGGTCTTTGATCATCAGGCGCTGTTGCGGCCGATTGTAAAGGCGAGCTTTTGTGCAGCATCTGGGGCGGTGGGTGCCATGATCGAAAAAGCCCTTCTCGTTGCGACAGAGGGTCAGCCGGGCCCCGTTCATATTGACGTGCCGATTGGTGTTGCCGAAGGGGCAGTACCAGAAGCGGAGCGGGTTTTTTCAGCCTCACCAGCTCTCGGTGCGCCAAATGCTGCGGGGCTTGAGCAGGTTGTTGCAAGCCTAGAGAATGCGGAACGCCCACTGGCGATTGCAGGCGTTGATGCGGTCAACGAAGAGGCGGGTACCGCCATTCAGGCATTTTGCGAGCGATATGGCGTTCCCCTCATTACAAGTTATAAGGGGAAGGGATTGATTGATGAGACCCATCCGCTGGTCATCGGTGGAGCGGGGCTGTCGCCCAAGGCTGACAAGGTGTTAATGCCGCTCATCAATAAGTCTGATCTGATTTTTCTGCTTGGTTATGATCCAATTGAGATGCGCGTGGGCTGGCGAAACCCGTGGGGGCCAGAAAAACAGGTGGTGGAAATAACACCAGTCGTTAGGACCCATGGCATGCACCGGGTCACAGAGAGTTTCCTCTCCCCGTTATCGGATACGCTCTCCGCCTTGTTTGTAGCTAAGCCGCGAGATACATGGGCAGACGGCGGGGCAGCAGAAGCGCGAACGGATCTCGCGAACGCGTTCGCAACCGCGGTTGAGAGTTTTTCTCCCGGTCGTGTCTACGACGCACTGCGCAAAGTGCTGCCAGCAACCACTGTGATGACGACGGATAGTGGCGCGCATCGCATTTTGCTCTCACAAAAATGGACAACCCATGCGCCTCGTACGCTCTTGCAATCCTCAGCGCTCTGTACAATGGGCTGCGCTGTGCCGATTGCAGCAGGCTACAAGCTCTGTGCTCCTGAGGTGCCGGTGGCAACTGTGTTGGGTGACGCAGGCCTTGAAATGATCTTGGGCGAACTCGCCACCATTCGCGACTTGAATCTCCCCCTCATCATCACCGTAATGGTCGACGAAAGCCTTGGACTCATTGAGATGAAACAACGGGCAATGGGCCGCTCGAATGTAGGGGTGGATTTTGACGGTACTGACTTTCCGGCAGTTGCAGAGGCCATGGGAGGCAAAGGCTTTTGGATTGATGATGTTGAATCCTTGGAGAGAGAAGCGAAAGCGGCTTTAAGCCGAGACAGCTTCACGCTGCTAGCTTGTCGTATTGGTCGCCGCGCGTATGATGGCGCTTTTTAG
- a CDS encoding tetratricopeptide repeat protein (Derived by automated computational analysis using gene prediction method: Protein Homology.), translating into MTYTDAFGSDVTLDKKSTLDHWNRVSRAFLSHSSATPNHLASVLEEAPTFALAHAFQGISYLTLGRKELIENARMGLANAKQAVATVGCTKREGQYIEALETWLAGHPVQAAAVMDDVLAETPGDAMALKLGHAIRFILGDAKGMRRSLEAVLPVYDNAHPATGYVLGCHAFSAEETGDYELAEAQGRKGLEMAPDDAWGLHAIAHVFDMTGQPMAGAGWLGGQTERWAHCNNFGFHVWWHLALFLLAIGATDEVLDLYDQKFRAEHTDDYRDISNAASMLVRLEIEGVSVGNRWEELTGLCEKRTQDGCVVFADLHYIMPLARLGRREAADALIETLTKNATSMSGHMSSVARTSGVPAARGILAYYRGNYREAYRDLAAARPSMQSVGGSHAQRDVFERLTVDAATRAGLLDDAIAILQDREKNRGAPDAFSTARLKSSKAEAVDEEPLVVGVSAPLLA; encoded by the coding sequence ATGACATACACAGACGCATTCGGATCAGATGTAACACTGGATAAGAAGTCTACGCTTGATCATTGGAATAGGGTATCCCGCGCATTCCTCTCCCATTCGTCTGCCACACCCAATCATCTGGCGTCTGTTCTCGAAGAAGCCCCGACCTTTGCTCTTGCTCACGCGTTTCAAGGCATCTCCTATCTGACACTGGGTCGCAAAGAGCTGATTGAGAATGCGCGCATGGGCCTGGCAAACGCGAAGCAGGCCGTGGCGACTGTCGGCTGCACCAAAAGAGAAGGGCAATACATTGAAGCGTTGGAGACTTGGCTTGCAGGCCATCCCGTTCAGGCTGCTGCTGTCATGGACGATGTGTTGGCGGAAACGCCAGGCGATGCGATGGCCTTGAAACTTGGTCACGCCATTCGCTTTATTCTGGGTGACGCAAAAGGCATGCGGCGATCCCTTGAAGCGGTTTTACCGGTATACGACAATGCGCATCCCGCCACGGGGTATGTACTGGGGTGTCACGCCTTTTCAGCAGAAGAGACTGGTGATTACGAGCTTGCGGAAGCCCAGGGTCGAAAAGGCTTGGAAATGGCGCCAGATGACGCCTGGGGGCTCCATGCGATTGCGCACGTTTTTGACATGACTGGTCAACCCATGGCGGGTGCAGGATGGTTAGGCGGTCAGACAGAGCGATGGGCTCACTGCAACAATTTCGGATTCCATGTCTGGTGGCATCTCGCGCTCTTTTTGCTCGCAATCGGCGCAACAGACGAAGTGCTTGACCTTTACGATCAGAAATTCCGCGCAGAGCATACCGATGACTATCGCGATATTTCAAACGCGGCGTCAATGTTGGTCCGCCTGGAGATTGAAGGCGTCTCGGTTGGAAACCGCTGGGAAGAGCTTACGGGTCTTTGTGAAAAGCGCACACAAGACGGTTGTGTTGTCTTTGCCGACCTGCACTACATCATGCCGCTCGCGCGCCTGGGTCGGCGAGAGGCGGCTGACGCACTGATTGAGACGCTGACAAAGAACGCGACAAGTATGTCAGGTCACATGAGTTCTGTTGCTCGGACATCGGGCGTACCTGCAGCGCGGGGTATTCTCGCTTACTATCGAGGAAACTACCGCGAGGCCTACAGAGATTTGGCCGCAGCACGTCCCTCCATGCAGAGCGTGGGCGGCAGCCATGCGCAAAGGGATGTCTTTGAACGGCTGACGGTAGATGCCGCGACGCGTGCGGGTCTTTTGGACGATGCAATCGCCATTCTTCAGGATCGGGAAAAGAACCGAGGTGCCCCTGATGCGTTTTCGACCGCGCGCCTAAAATCATCCAAGGCAGAAGCTGTAGATGAAGAGCCTCTGGTAGTGGGCGTTTCAGCTCCCCTCCTTGCCTAA
- a CDS encoding OpgC domain-containing protein (Derived by automated computational analysis using gene prediction method: Protein Homology.), with product MTVIQKRPRDPRLDFFRGLGMFIIFIAHVPGNSWTLWIPARFGFSDATEIFVFCSGMASAIAFGRVFNEHSWSMGTARILYRIWQVYWSHIAVFLTIAAMLVTIDHLGGFDGLYVRKLNLQHFFARPAENLVGYLTLTYVPNLFDILPMYLGILALVPLVMALGMRHPALAGLFVGGLWLAANFHLLNLPAEPWSDRTWFFNPFAWQLIFFTGFAFGLRWLPAPPVNKTLIILAALFVILTIPFAWYRAYNALPFFAEWRGEISFLINKTRFGFFRYVHFLSLAYLAWVAAGEGGKRLQGGAVWNRFVLIVQKVGQQSLAVFLVSLVAARFGGFLLDQMGRNFGSAALVNLGGFVLLIAIAYTVGWFKGQPWKLAPKAAQT from the coding sequence GTGACAGTAATTCAGAAGCGGCCAAGAGACCCTCGTCTCGACTTCTTTCGTGGGCTCGGAATGTTCATCATTTTCATTGCGCATGTTCCTGGCAACTCCTGGACGCTGTGGATACCGGCGCGCTTTGGTTTTTCTGACGCCACGGAGATATTTGTCTTCTGTTCCGGCATGGCCTCTGCCATTGCTTTCGGTCGCGTGTTCAACGAACATTCCTGGTCCATGGGGACCGCCCGCATTCTCTATCGGATTTGGCAGGTCTATTGGTCCCACATCGCTGTATTCCTGACCATCGCCGCCATGTTGGTGACCATTGATCATCTGGGTGGATTTGACGGTCTCTATGTCCGAAAGCTCAATCTGCAACATTTCTTTGCGCGACCAGCAGAGAACCTGGTGGGGTATCTAACGCTAACTTATGTGCCAAACCTGTTTGATATCTTGCCCATGTATTTGGGCATTCTGGCGCTGGTGCCGCTTGTCATGGCGTTGGGCATGCGCCACCCGGCTCTAGCCGGCCTTTTTGTCGGCGGTCTCTGGCTGGCTGCGAATTTTCATCTTTTGAACCTGCCTGCAGAGCCCTGGTCTGATCGCACCTGGTTCTTCAATCCTTTTGCGTGGCAGCTCATTTTTTTTACTGGGTTTGCGTTTGGGTTGCGCTGGTTACCAGCACCACCTGTGAACAAGACGCTTATCATTCTTGCGGCGCTATTCGTCATCCTGACCATCCCCTTTGCTTGGTACCGCGCTTACAATGCGCTTCCATTCTTTGCGGAATGGAGAGGCGAGATTTCGTTCCTCATCAACAAGACCCGGTTCGGCTTTTTCCGCTATGTGCATTTCCTCTCTCTTGCCTATTTGGCATGGGTTGCAGCCGGAGAGGGCGGCAAGCGTCTGCAAGGTGGTGCCGTGTGGAACAGATTTGTCTTGATCGTTCAAAAGGTGGGGCAGCAATCGCTGGCAGTTTTCCTTGTAAGTCTGGTCGCTGCGCGTTTTGGGGGCTTTCTGCTCGATCAGATGGGGCGCAACTTTGGGTCCGCGGCACTGGTAAACCTTGGTGGTTTTGTGCTGCTGATTGCGATCGCCTATACGGTCGGATGGTTCAAGGGGCAACCTTGGAAGCTGGCACCAAAAGCAGCACAAACCTGA
- a CDS encoding glucan biosynthesis protein G (Derived by automated computational analysis using gene prediction method: Protein Homology.), producing MSKRIRNIAFVIAVALATALSVPFAQRGFADSADIVGTPLPRPMAPFTYESLVQHAKYLSERAYEPAKPTSDRWATLSFDQHRAIRFKSDLSLPLSPNDSVTAQLLPPGRALNNPVRINLIEDDKVVPVPFDPAFFSLGETAPENLSEVGGDYSGFRLHSSLNTPDTLDEFLVFQGASYFRAIAKGHVYGLSARGLAIDIGEESGEEFPIFTDFWLQRNSDTSQPTTVHALMDSPGITGIYTFKVVPGTTTDMDVSAVLFPRRDLNNFGLAPLTSMFLFDETNRHRFDDFRSGAHDSDGLAINNGAGEWLWRPLANPLGVQESAFVDRNPNGFGLIQRSRDFENFGDLSLDYHERPSAWVTPHGDWGKGSVTLVELPTETETFDNIVAYWRPAAPFLKGERYEFSYTLSWRDVVPVTNSLLKVINTRIGAHHEGGKIVVIDYESPDHQSGLAAAQNVDALVPEIFTSKGVAQFPVLETNPHRGGLRLTFQYDPQEENSSEFRIVLRQDGKQVSEKWLYRWTRQ from the coding sequence ATGTCTAAGAGAATAAGAAATATCGCGTTTGTCATCGCCGTTGCATTGGCTACCGCCCTCAGCGTGCCCTTTGCCCAGAGAGGGTTTGCTGACAGTGCTGACATTGTCGGCACACCATTGCCGCGACCTATGGCGCCATTCACGTACGAAAGCCTCGTCCAACACGCAAAATATCTGTCAGAACGCGCATACGAGCCAGCAAAGCCGACAAGTGACCGCTGGGCGACCCTGAGCTTTGATCAACACAGGGCAATCCGGTTCAAATCCGACCTTTCCCTGCCTCTGTCCCCCAATGACTCCGTGACCGCCCAACTGCTGCCGCCAGGGCGGGCTCTCAACAACCCTGTGCGCATCAATCTGATCGAGGACGACAAGGTCGTGCCCGTTCCCTTTGATCCAGCGTTCTTCTCCCTAGGGGAAACCGCACCAGAAAACCTCTCTGAGGTAGGTGGGGACTATTCCGGGTTTCGCCTTCATAGCTCCCTGAATACACCTGACACCCTTGATGAGTTTCTCGTCTTTCAAGGCGCGTCCTATTTCAGAGCGATCGCCAAAGGCCATGTATATGGCCTGTCGGCGCGCGGGCTCGCTATCGACATTGGAGAAGAGAGCGGCGAAGAGTTTCCAATCTTCACTGATTTCTGGCTACAACGAAATTCAGACACAAGTCAGCCGACCACGGTCCACGCCCTCATGGACTCACCTGGCATAACCGGCATCTATACCTTCAAGGTTGTACCCGGCACTACAACCGACATGGATGTATCGGCAGTTTTGTTCCCCCGCCGCGATCTAAACAATTTTGGATTGGCCCCACTTACCAGCATGTTTCTGTTCGACGAAACGAACCGACATCGTTTCGACGACTTTCGCTCAGGTGCCCACGATTCAGATGGCCTGGCGATCAACAATGGAGCTGGAGAATGGCTGTGGCGGCCACTGGCCAATCCTCTAGGTGTTCAAGAAAGCGCCTTTGTGGATCGGAACCCCAATGGCTTTGGGCTCATCCAGCGCTCCCGTGATTTCGAAAATTTCGGCGATCTGTCGCTTGATTATCACGAGCGTCCGTCCGCCTGGGTGACACCGCATGGCGATTGGGGCAAAGGTTCCGTCACCCTTGTGGAGCTACCCACAGAAACGGAAACTTTTGACAATATTGTTGCTTATTGGCGACCAGCCGCACCCTTTCTGAAAGGAGAGCGCTACGAATTCTCTTACACGCTCTCCTGGCGTGATGTGGTGCCGGTCACAAACAGTCTCCTGAAAGTGATCAATACCCGCATTGGCGCACACCATGAAGGCGGTAAAATCGTGGTCATTGATTATGAGAGCCCAGATCACCAGAGCGGTCTTGCCGCGGCACAGAATGTAGATGCTCTTGTCCCAGAAATTTTTACCAGCAAAGGCGTCGCTCAATTTCCAGTTCTTGAAACCAACCCGCATAGAGGAGGGCTTCGATTGACCTTCCAATATGATCCGCAAGAAGAGAACTCATCGGAGTTTCGCATTGTGCTTCGACAAGATGGAAAACAGGTGAGTGAGAAGTGGTTGTACCGATGGACGCGTCAATAG